The Salvia splendens isolate huo1 chromosome 21, SspV2, whole genome shotgun sequence genome includes a window with the following:
- the LOC121783357 gene encoding Golgi SNAP receptor complex member 1-1-like, whose protein sequence is MDPPASWDSLRKQARKLETQLDEQMHLYRKLVSTKVESCNDNDLESGIDHLLKQLQQVNVQMQTWVSSGGSEIFSHTLTRHQEILQDLTQEFKRLHSSHKAKKEHASLLEDFREFDRSRLDLEEGGGSYDQALLKERASLHRNSSQVDSVISQAQETLKSLVFQRSTFGGINLKLSNVGSRLPTVNNILSSIKKKKSMDTIVLSLVASVCTFLILIYWWTK, encoded by the exons ATGGATCCTCCCGCCTCTTGGGACTCCTTGCGCAAACAG GCGAGGAAACTTGAAACTCAGCTGGATGAACAGATGCACTTGTATCGCAAGTTAGTCTCTACAAAAGTTGAATCATGTAACGATAATGATTTGGAGTCTGGAATCGATCATCTCCTGAAACAGCTTCAGCAAGTTAATGTCCAAATGCAAACGTGGGTTTCATCTGGTGGATCAGAGATCTTTTCTCATACATTGACACGACATCAGGAAATCCTTCAGGATCTTACTCAG GAGTTCAAGCGACTTCATTCCAGTCATAAAGCTAAAAAAGAGCATGCATCACTTCTTGAGGATTTTAGGGAGTTTGACCGTTCAAGATTAGACCTTGAAGAAGGTGGTGGTTCTTATGATCAAGCTCTTCTCAAGGAACGTGCTTCTCTCCATAGAAATTCCAGCCAG GTGGACTCTGTGATATCTCAAGCCCAAGAAACATTGAAGTCCCTAGTCTTCCAGCGCTCCACATTTGGGGGCATTAATTTGAAGCTTAGTAATGTGGGAAGCCGTCTTCCAACG GTGAATAACATTCTCTCATcaataaagaagaaaaagtcCATGGACACCATCGTACTCTCCTTAGTTGCATCTGTGTGCacgtttttaattttaatttactggTGGACCAAGTAA